One Pseudorasbora parva isolate DD20220531a chromosome 4, ASM2467924v1, whole genome shotgun sequence genomic region harbors:
- the LOC137072651 gene encoding NACHT, LRR and PYD domains-containing protein 3-like isoform X3 gives MSLHNEREDEDTASKRSSPSPGSSFLSMMSDQYMGNLPSASSDGTVTSDPSISKRKRKRSDSPEPSGVSVKSNRSMDRPCRSHNAVTKDAMNGDMHELIRSVPSSTSQYKTHIRQDKTKAVLQTHTLETGDLQRVKDQHKSTMKKKYERLFEGNKFQDNETLLNRIYTQLYIIEGESEGVNEEHEVLQMEKTARRQHSQDTLIYCNDIFKASAEPGCEEKDQIKSVLTKGIAGIGKTVSMQKFILDWAEEKANQDVDFMFVLPFRELNLIRDHPYSLHKLLLDFHPELQDLNSRIYEECKVMFIFDGLDENRITLMFSDAQKVSDVTETSSVGVLMSNLMKGDLLPSALIWITSRPAAANQIPSIYINRLTEILGFNESQKEEYFRKRIIDAHQAKRIISNIRRARSLHIMCHIPVFCWISSTVLQKLLEEDLSAEIPQTLTEMYIHFLLNQINMRNQKYEESDPEKLLQSNRELILKLAEVAFKQLMKGNVMFYEEDLRESGIEITDASVYSGICTEIFKEESVIHQSKVYSFIHLSVQEFLAAFYVFYCNLMKNKEPLELMGAKYKYDNEFDTDPNNDFLNVSASFLQHNHTQYSNYGYAEYLSNEDSLYDLLTSTVDKALKSRNGELDLFLRFLLGISLESNQILLQDLLTHTENSSESIRRITKYIKKKIKDGHGLSTERSINLFLCLLEVKDQTLIREIQDFVKLDKHSEKYISPAHCSTIAYMLQMSEEVLDELDLKKYNTSDEGRRRLIPAVINCRKALLTGCNLTGQHCEIVASALKSSCFLRELDLSNNDLQESGVKLLSDGLKSPNCQLKILRLRFCNLTAQHCEIVSSALQSSNSVLIELDLSNNDLHDLGVKLLSDGLKSPNCQLEILRLPYCNLTAQSCKIVSSALQSSNGVLRELNLSNNDLQDSGMKLLSDGLKSPHCQLQILRLSGCMVTEEGSGYLSSALSSNPSHLRELDLSFNHPGDYGVKVLSDKLEDPNCSLQTLNLDDGGEFMMTTGLRKYTRVLTLDPNTAHTQLILSEKNRKVTRVEDHQPYPDHPERFEEVPHVLCRESLTGRCYWETEWNRNTAEISVTYKGISRKAGGDCWFGYNDKSWSMICSDDGFTVWHNNKFTDISTPSPFSKRVGVYVDWSSGTLSFYRVSDTHALTHLHTFNTTFTEPLYAGFKVLPNSSVSLC, from the exons ATGAGTCTCCATAATGAGAGAGAAGATGAGGACACTGCATCTAAAAGGAGTTCTCCATCTCCTGGATCAAGCTTTTTATCTATGATGAGTGATCAATACATGGGGAATCTCCCCTCTGCATCCAGTGATGGAacagtgacctctgaccccag CATTAGCAAGAGGAAGAGAAAGAGATCAGACTCTCCAGAACCCAGTGGTGTGTCTGTGAAGAGTAACAGATCAATGGATCGCCCCTGTAGGAGCCATA ATGCAGTCACAAAAGATGCTATGAAT GGAGACATGCATGAGCTAATCAGATCTGTGCCGTCCTCTACATCCCAGTATAAGACCCACATAAGACAAGACAAAACTAAAGCAGTCCTCCAGACACACACTCTGGAGACTGGAGACCTGCAGAGAGTCAAAGACCAGCACAAATCCACCATGAAGAAAAAGTATGAAAGATTATTTGAGGGAAATAAATTCCAAGATAATGAAACCCTCCTGAACAGGATTTACACACAGCTCTACATcatagagggagagagtgaaggagtgaatgaagaacATGAGGTTTTACAGATGGAGAAAACAGCCAGAAGACAACACTCACAAGACACTCTAATCTACTGCAATGACATCTTTAAAGCCTCAGCTGAACCAGGATGTGAGGAGAAAGACCAAATCAAGTCTGTTCTTACTAAAGGCATTGCTGGAATCGGAAAAACTGTCTCTATGCAGAAGTTCATTCTGGACTGGGCCGAGGAAAAAGCCAATCAGGATGTAGATTTCATGTTTGTGCTTCCATTTCGGGAGCTGAACTTGATCCGAGATCATCCGTACAGTCTTCACAAACTTCTACTGGACTTCCATCCTGAACTTCAAGATCTAAACTCAAGGATTTATGAGGAGTGTAAAGTTATGTTCATCTTTGATGGTCTGGATGAAAACAGAATCACACTGATGTTTTCAGATGCTCAGAAAGTTTCTGATGTGACTGAGACTTCATCAGTGGGAGTGTTGATGTCAAACCTCATGAAAGGAGACTTGCTTCCCTCTGCTCTTATCTGGATCACCTCCAGACCAgcagcagccaatcagatcCCCTCCATATACATCAACCGTCTGACAGAAATTCTGGGATTCAATGAGAGTCAGAAGGAGGAGTATTTCAGGAAGAGAATCATTGACGCCCATCAAGCCAAAAGAATAATCTCAAACATCAGAAGAGCAAGAAGCCTCCACATCATGTGCCACATACCCGTTTTCTGCTGGATCTCATCCACTGTGCTTCAAAAGCTCCTGGAAGAAGATCTGAGTGCAGAGATCCCTCAAACTCTGACTGAAATGTATATCCACTTCCTGCTAAATCAGATCAACATGAGGAATCAGAAGTATGAAGAGAGCGACCCAGAGAAACTCCTGCAGTCCAACAGAGAATTGATTTTGAAACTTGCTGAAGTGGCTTTCAAACAGCTGATGAAGGGCAATGTGATGTTCTATGAGGAGGACCTGAGAGAGAGCGGCATAGAAATCACTGATGCCTCAGTGTATTCTGGGATTTGCACTGAGATCTTTAAGGAGGAATCAGTGATTCATCAGAGTAAAGTCTACAGCTTCATTCATCTAAGTGTTCAGGAGTTTCTCGCTGCTTTCTATGTTTTTTACTGCAATttaatgaagaacaaggaaccaTTGGAGCTTATGGGCgcaaaatataaatatgacaATGAATTTGACACTGACCCAAATAATgactttttaaatgtatctgCATCTTTCCTTCAACATAACCACACACAGTATTCTAACTATGGATATGCTGAGTACTTGTCTAATGAAGACTCTTTGTATGATCTACTAACATCAACAGTAGATAAAGCCCTCAAGAGTAGAAATGGAGAGCTGGATCTGTTCCTGCGATTCTTGCTGGGCATCTCACTAGAGTCCAATCAGATACTCTTACAGGATCtactgacacacacagagaacagcTCAGAGAGCATCAGGAGAATCACAAAGTACATTAAAAAGAAGATCAAAGATGGACATGGACTCTCCACTGAAAGATCCATCAATCTGTTCCTCTGTCTGCTGGAAGTGAAAGATCAGACTCTAATCAGAGAGATTCAAGACTTTGTAAAATTAGACAAACATTCAGAGAAGTATATATCTCCGGCTCACTGCTCAACAATTGCTTACATGCTTCAGATGTCAGAAGAGGTGCTGGATGAGCTGGACCTCAAGAAATACAACACATCAGATGAGGGGAGAAGAAGACTGATACCAGCTGTGATCAACTGCAGAAAAGCTCT TTTGACTGGCTGTAATCTCACTGGTCAGCATTGTGAAATTGTGGCATCAGCGTTAAAATCAAGCTGTTTCCTGAGAGAACTGGACCTGAGTAACAATGACCTGCAGGAAtcaggagtgaagctgctctctgaTGGCCTGAAGAGTCCAAACTGTCAACTGAAGATACTGAG ACTGCGGTTCTGTAATCTCACTGCTCAGCATTGTGAAATTGTGTCATCAGCTTTACAATCCTCAAACTCTGTCCTGATAGAGCTGGATCTGAGTAACAATGACCTGCATGATTTAGGAGTGAAACTGCTCTCTGATGGACTAAAGAGTCCAAACTGTCAGCTGGAGATACTGAG aTTACCATACTGCAATCTGACTGCTCAGTCCTGTAAAATTGTGTCATCAGCTCTTCAATCCTCAAACGGTGTCCTGAGAGAGCTGAACCTTAGTAacaatgacctgcaggattcagGAATGAAGCTGCTCTCTGATGGACTGAAGAGTCCACACTGTCAACTGCAGATACTGAG GTTGTCTGGCTGTATGGTGACAGAGGAAGGCAGTGGCTATTTGTCTTCAGCTCTGagttcaaacccctcacacctgagagagctggatctGAGCTTCAATCACCCAGGAGATTATGGAGTCAAGGTGCTCTCTGACAAACTGGAGGATCCAAACTGCTCCCTGCAGACACTCAA TTTGGATGATGGGGGAGAGTTCATGATGACAACAGGACTACGGAAGT ATACCCGTGTTCTCACATTAGAtccaaacacagcacacactcaACTCATCCTGTCTGAGAAGAACAGAAAGGTGACACGTGTAGAAGATCATCAGCCATATCCGGATCATCCAGAGAGATTTGAGGAGGTTCCTCATGTTCTGTGTCGAGAGAGTCTGACTGGACGCTGTTACTGGGAGACTGAATGGAACAGAAATACTGCAGAAATATCAGTGACATATAAAGGAATTAGCAGGAAAGCAGGCGGAGACTGTTGGTTTGGATACAATGACAAATCCTGGAGTATGATATGCTCTGATGATGGATTCACTGTCTGGCACAATAATAAGTTCACTGACATATCTACCCCTTCACCCTTTTCTAAAAGAGTAGGAGTGTATGTGGACTGGTCATCCGGCACTCTGTCTTTCTACAGAGTATCTGACACACACGCActtacacacttacacacattcAACACCACATTCACTGAACCACTCTATGCTGGATTTAAGGTTTTGCCCAATTCCTCAGTGTCTCTGTGTTGA
- the LOC137072651 gene encoding NACHT, LRR and PYD domains-containing protein 3-like isoform X2 — protein MHELIRSVPSSTSQYKTHIRQDKTKAVLQTHTLETGDLQRVKDQHKSTMKKKYERLFEGNKFQDNETLLNRIYTQLYIIEGESEGVNEEHEVLQMEKTARRQHSQDTLIYCNDIFKASAEPGCEEKDQIKSVLTKGIAGIGKTVSMQKFILDWAEEKANQDVDFMFVLPFRELNLIRDHPYSLHKLLLDFHPELQDLNSRIYEECKVMFIFDGLDENRITLMFSDAQKVSDVTETSSVGVLMSNLMKGDLLPSALIWITSRPAAANQIPSIYINRLTEILGFNESQKEEYFRKRIIDAHQAKRIISNIRRARSLHIMCHIPVFCWISSTVLQKLLEEDLSAEIPQTLTEMYIHFLLNQINMRNQKYEESDPEKLLQSNRELILKLAEVAFKQLMKGNVMFYEEDLRESGIEITDASVYSGICTEIFKEESVIHQSKVYSFIHLSVQEFLAAFYVFYCNLMKNKEPLELMGAKYKYDNEFDTDPNNDFLNVSASFLQHNHTQYSNYGYAEYLSNEDSLYDLLTSTVDKALKSRNGELDLFLRFLLGISLESNQILLQDLLTHTENSSESIRRITKYIKKKIKDGHGLSTERSINLFLCLLEVKDQTLIREIQDFVKLDKHSEKYISPAHCSTIAYMLQMSEEVLDELDLKKYNTSDEGRRRLIPAVINCRKALLTGCNLTGQHCEIVASALKSSCFLRELDLSNNDLQESGVKLLSDGLKSPNCQLKILRLRFCNLTAQHCEIVSSALQSSNSVLIELDLSNNDLHDLGVKLLSDGLKSPNCQLEILRLPYCNLTAQSCKIVSSALQSSNGVLRELNLSNNDLQDSGMKLLSDGLKSPHCQLQILRLSGCMVTEEGSGYLSSALSSNPSHLRELDLSFNHPGDYGVKVLSDKLEDPNCSLQTLNLDDGGEFMMTTGLRKYTRVLTLDPNTAHTQLILSEKNRKVTRVEDHQPYPDHPERFEEVPHVLCRESLTGRCYWETEWNRNTAEISVTYKGISRKAGGDCWFGYNDKSWSMICSDDGFTVWHNNKFTDISTPSPFSKRVGVYVDWSSGTLSFYRVSDTHALTHLHTFNTTFTEPLYAGFKVLPNSSVSLC, from the exons ATGCATGAGCTAATCAGATCTGTGCCGTCCTCTACATCCCAGTATAAGACCCACATAAGACAAGACAAAACTAAAGCAGTCCTCCAGACACACACTCTGGAGACTGGAGACCTGCAGAGAGTCAAAGACCAGCACAAATCCACCATGAAGAAAAAGTATGAAAGATTATTTGAGGGAAATAAATTCCAAGATAATGAAACCCTCCTGAACAGGATTTACACACAGCTCTACATcatagagggagagagtgaaggagtgaatgaagaacATGAGGTTTTACAGATGGAGAAAACAGCCAGAAGACAACACTCACAAGACACTCTAATCTACTGCAATGACATCTTTAAAGCCTCAGCTGAACCAGGATGTGAGGAGAAAGACCAAATCAAGTCTGTTCTTACTAAAGGCATTGCTGGAATCGGAAAAACTGTCTCTATGCAGAAGTTCATTCTGGACTGGGCCGAGGAAAAAGCCAATCAGGATGTAGATTTCATGTTTGTGCTTCCATTTCGGGAGCTGAACTTGATCCGAGATCATCCGTACAGTCTTCACAAACTTCTACTGGACTTCCATCCTGAACTTCAAGATCTAAACTCAAGGATTTATGAGGAGTGTAAAGTTATGTTCATCTTTGATGGTCTGGATGAAAACAGAATCACACTGATGTTTTCAGATGCTCAGAAAGTTTCTGATGTGACTGAGACTTCATCAGTGGGAGTGTTGATGTCAAACCTCATGAAAGGAGACTTGCTTCCCTCTGCTCTTATCTGGATCACCTCCAGACCAgcagcagccaatcagatcCCCTCCATATACATCAACCGTCTGACAGAAATTCTGGGATTCAATGAGAGTCAGAAGGAGGAGTATTTCAGGAAGAGAATCATTGACGCCCATCAAGCCAAAAGAATAATCTCAAACATCAGAAGAGCAAGAAGCCTCCACATCATGTGCCACATACCCGTTTTCTGCTGGATCTCATCCACTGTGCTTCAAAAGCTCCTGGAAGAAGATCTGAGTGCAGAGATCCCTCAAACTCTGACTGAAATGTATATCCACTTCCTGCTAAATCAGATCAACATGAGGAATCAGAAGTATGAAGAGAGCGACCCAGAGAAACTCCTGCAGTCCAACAGAGAATTGATTTTGAAACTTGCTGAAGTGGCTTTCAAACAGCTGATGAAGGGCAATGTGATGTTCTATGAGGAGGACCTGAGAGAGAGCGGCATAGAAATCACTGATGCCTCAGTGTATTCTGGGATTTGCACTGAGATCTTTAAGGAGGAATCAGTGATTCATCAGAGTAAAGTCTACAGCTTCATTCATCTAAGTGTTCAGGAGTTTCTCGCTGCTTTCTATGTTTTTTACTGCAATttaatgaagaacaaggaaccaTTGGAGCTTATGGGCgcaaaatataaatatgacaATGAATTTGACACTGACCCAAATAATgactttttaaatgtatctgCATCTTTCCTTCAACATAACCACACACAGTATTCTAACTATGGATATGCTGAGTACTTGTCTAATGAAGACTCTTTGTATGATCTACTAACATCAACAGTAGATAAAGCCCTCAAGAGTAGAAATGGAGAGCTGGATCTGTTCCTGCGATTCTTGCTGGGCATCTCACTAGAGTCCAATCAGATACTCTTACAGGATCtactgacacacacagagaacagcTCAGAGAGCATCAGGAGAATCACAAAGTACATTAAAAAGAAGATCAAAGATGGACATGGACTCTCCACTGAAAGATCCATCAATCTGTTCCTCTGTCTGCTGGAAGTGAAAGATCAGACTCTAATCAGAGAGATTCAAGACTTTGTAAAATTAGACAAACATTCAGAGAAGTATATATCTCCGGCTCACTGCTCAACAATTGCTTACATGCTTCAGATGTCAGAAGAGGTGCTGGATGAGCTGGACCTCAAGAAATACAACACATCAGATGAGGGGAGAAGAAGACTGATACCAGCTGTGATCAACTGCAGAAAAGCTCT TTTGACTGGCTGTAATCTCACTGGTCAGCATTGTGAAATTGTGGCATCAGCGTTAAAATCAAGCTGTTTCCTGAGAGAACTGGACCTGAGTAACAATGACCTGCAGGAAtcaggagtgaagctgctctctgaTGGCCTGAAGAGTCCAAACTGTCAACTGAAGATACTGAG ACTGCGGTTCTGTAATCTCACTGCTCAGCATTGTGAAATTGTGTCATCAGCTTTACAATCCTCAAACTCTGTCCTGATAGAGCTGGATCTGAGTAACAATGACCTGCATGATTTAGGAGTGAAACTGCTCTCTGATGGACTAAAGAGTCCAAACTGTCAGCTGGAGATACTGAG aTTACCATACTGCAATCTGACTGCTCAGTCCTGTAAAATTGTGTCATCAGCTCTTCAATCCTCAAACGGTGTCCTGAGAGAGCTGAACCTTAGTAacaatgacctgcaggattcagGAATGAAGCTGCTCTCTGATGGACTGAAGAGTCCACACTGTCAACTGCAGATACTGAG GTTGTCTGGCTGTATGGTGACAGAGGAAGGCAGTGGCTATTTGTCTTCAGCTCTGagttcaaacccctcacacctgagagagctggatctGAGCTTCAATCACCCAGGAGATTATGGAGTCAAGGTGCTCTCTGACAAACTGGAGGATCCAAACTGCTCCCTGCAGACACTCAA TTTGGATGATGGGGGAGAGTTCATGATGACAACAGGACTACGGAAGT ATACCCGTGTTCTCACATTAGAtccaaacacagcacacactcaACTCATCCTGTCTGAGAAGAACAGAAAGGTGACACGTGTAGAAGATCATCAGCCATATCCGGATCATCCAGAGAGATTTGAGGAGGTTCCTCATGTTCTGTGTCGAGAGAGTCTGACTGGACGCTGTTACTGGGAGACTGAATGGAACAGAAATACTGCAGAAATATCAGTGACATATAAAGGAATTAGCAGGAAAGCAGGCGGAGACTGTTGGTTTGGATACAATGACAAATCCTGGAGTATGATATGCTCTGATGATGGATTCACTGTCTGGCACAATAATAAGTTCACTGACATATCTACCCCTTCACCCTTTTCTAAAAGAGTAGGAGTGTATGTGGACTGGTCATCCGGCACTCTGTCTTTCTACAGAGTATCTGACACACACGCActtacacacttacacacattcAACACCACATTCACTGAACCACTCTATGCTGGATTTAAGGTTTTGCCCAATTCCTCAGTGTCTCTGTGTTGA
- the LOC137072651 gene encoding NACHT, LRR and PYD domains-containing protein 3-like isoform X1, translating to MHELIRSVPSSTSQYKTHIRQDKTKAVLQTHTLETGDLQRVKDQHKSTMKKKYERLFEGNKFQDNETLLNRIYTQLYIIEGESEGVNEEHEVLQMEKTARRQHSQDTLIYCNDIFKASAEPGCEEKDQIKSVLTKGIAGIGKTVSMQKFILDWAEEKANQDVDFMFVLPFRELNLIRDHPYSLHKLLLDFHPELQDLNSRIYEECKVMFIFDGLDENRITLMFSDAQKVSDVTETSSVGVLMSNLMKGDLLPSALIWITSRPAAANQIPSIYINRLTEILGFNESQKEEYFRKRIIDAHQAKRIISNIRRARSLHIMCHIPVFCWISSTVLQKLLEEDLSAEIPQTLTEMYIHFLLNQINMRNQKYEESDPEKLLQSNRELILKLAEVAFKQLMKGNVMFYEEDLRESGIEITDASVYSGICTEIFKEESVIHQSKVYSFIHLSVQEFLAAFYVFYCNLMKNKEPLELMGAKYKYDNEFDTDPNNDFLNVSASFLQHNHTQYSNYGYAEYLSNEDSLYDLLTSTVDKALKSRNGELDLFLRFLLGISLESNQILLQDLLTHTENSSESIRRITKYIKKKIKDGHGLSTERSINLFLCLLEVKDQTLIREIQDFVKLDKHSEKYISPAHCSTIAYMLQMSEEVLDELDLKKYNTSDEGRRRLIPAVINCRKALLTGCNLTGQHCEIVASALKSSCFLRELDLSNNDLQESGVKLLSDGLKSPNCQLKILRLRFCNLTAQHCEIVSSALQSSNSVLIELDLSNNDLHDLGVKLLSDGLKSPNCQLEILRLPYCNLTAQSCKIVSSALQSSNGVLRELNLSNNDLQDSGMKLLSDGLKSPHCQLQILRLSGCMVTEEGSGYLSSALSSNPSHLRELDLSFNHPGDYGVKVLSDKLEDPNCSLQTLNLDDGGEFMMTTGLRKCMDTNIHVFSDCCFVVLNVSLFSFSDTRVLTLDPNTAHTQLILSEKNRKVTRVEDHQPYPDHPERFEEVPHVLCRESLTGRCYWETEWNRNTAEISVTYKGISRKAGGDCWFGYNDKSWSMICSDDGFTVWHNNKFTDISTPSPFSKRVGVYVDWSSGTLSFYRVSDTHALTHLHTFNTTFTEPLYAGFKVLPNSSVSLC from the exons ATGCATGAGCTAATCAGATCTGTGCCGTCCTCTACATCCCAGTATAAGACCCACATAAGACAAGACAAAACTAAAGCAGTCCTCCAGACACACACTCTGGAGACTGGAGACCTGCAGAGAGTCAAAGACCAGCACAAATCCACCATGAAGAAAAAGTATGAAAGATTATTTGAGGGAAATAAATTCCAAGATAATGAAACCCTCCTGAACAGGATTTACACACAGCTCTACATcatagagggagagagtgaaggagtgaatgaagaacATGAGGTTTTACAGATGGAGAAAACAGCCAGAAGACAACACTCACAAGACACTCTAATCTACTGCAATGACATCTTTAAAGCCTCAGCTGAACCAGGATGTGAGGAGAAAGACCAAATCAAGTCTGTTCTTACTAAAGGCATTGCTGGAATCGGAAAAACTGTCTCTATGCAGAAGTTCATTCTGGACTGGGCCGAGGAAAAAGCCAATCAGGATGTAGATTTCATGTTTGTGCTTCCATTTCGGGAGCTGAACTTGATCCGAGATCATCCGTACAGTCTTCACAAACTTCTACTGGACTTCCATCCTGAACTTCAAGATCTAAACTCAAGGATTTATGAGGAGTGTAAAGTTATGTTCATCTTTGATGGTCTGGATGAAAACAGAATCACACTGATGTTTTCAGATGCTCAGAAAGTTTCTGATGTGACTGAGACTTCATCAGTGGGAGTGTTGATGTCAAACCTCATGAAAGGAGACTTGCTTCCCTCTGCTCTTATCTGGATCACCTCCAGACCAgcagcagccaatcagatcCCCTCCATATACATCAACCGTCTGACAGAAATTCTGGGATTCAATGAGAGTCAGAAGGAGGAGTATTTCAGGAAGAGAATCATTGACGCCCATCAAGCCAAAAGAATAATCTCAAACATCAGAAGAGCAAGAAGCCTCCACATCATGTGCCACATACCCGTTTTCTGCTGGATCTCATCCACTGTGCTTCAAAAGCTCCTGGAAGAAGATCTGAGTGCAGAGATCCCTCAAACTCTGACTGAAATGTATATCCACTTCCTGCTAAATCAGATCAACATGAGGAATCAGAAGTATGAAGAGAGCGACCCAGAGAAACTCCTGCAGTCCAACAGAGAATTGATTTTGAAACTTGCTGAAGTGGCTTTCAAACAGCTGATGAAGGGCAATGTGATGTTCTATGAGGAGGACCTGAGAGAGAGCGGCATAGAAATCACTGATGCCTCAGTGTATTCTGGGATTTGCACTGAGATCTTTAAGGAGGAATCAGTGATTCATCAGAGTAAAGTCTACAGCTTCATTCATCTAAGTGTTCAGGAGTTTCTCGCTGCTTTCTATGTTTTTTACTGCAATttaatgaagaacaaggaaccaTTGGAGCTTATGGGCgcaaaatataaatatgacaATGAATTTGACACTGACCCAAATAATgactttttaaatgtatctgCATCTTTCCTTCAACATAACCACACACAGTATTCTAACTATGGATATGCTGAGTACTTGTCTAATGAAGACTCTTTGTATGATCTACTAACATCAACAGTAGATAAAGCCCTCAAGAGTAGAAATGGAGAGCTGGATCTGTTCCTGCGATTCTTGCTGGGCATCTCACTAGAGTCCAATCAGATACTCTTACAGGATCtactgacacacacagagaacagcTCAGAGAGCATCAGGAGAATCACAAAGTACATTAAAAAGAAGATCAAAGATGGACATGGACTCTCCACTGAAAGATCCATCAATCTGTTCCTCTGTCTGCTGGAAGTGAAAGATCAGACTCTAATCAGAGAGATTCAAGACTTTGTAAAATTAGACAAACATTCAGAGAAGTATATATCTCCGGCTCACTGCTCAACAATTGCTTACATGCTTCAGATGTCAGAAGAGGTGCTGGATGAGCTGGACCTCAAGAAATACAACACATCAGATGAGGGGAGAAGAAGACTGATACCAGCTGTGATCAACTGCAGAAAAGCTCT TTTGACTGGCTGTAATCTCACTGGTCAGCATTGTGAAATTGTGGCATCAGCGTTAAAATCAAGCTGTTTCCTGAGAGAACTGGACCTGAGTAACAATGACCTGCAGGAAtcaggagtgaagctgctctctgaTGGCCTGAAGAGTCCAAACTGTCAACTGAAGATACTGAG ACTGCGGTTCTGTAATCTCACTGCTCAGCATTGTGAAATTGTGTCATCAGCTTTACAATCCTCAAACTCTGTCCTGATAGAGCTGGATCTGAGTAACAATGACCTGCATGATTTAGGAGTGAAACTGCTCTCTGATGGACTAAAGAGTCCAAACTGTCAGCTGGAGATACTGAG aTTACCATACTGCAATCTGACTGCTCAGTCCTGTAAAATTGTGTCATCAGCTCTTCAATCCTCAAACGGTGTCCTGAGAGAGCTGAACCTTAGTAacaatgacctgcaggattcagGAATGAAGCTGCTCTCTGATGGACTGAAGAGTCCACACTGTCAACTGCAGATACTGAG GTTGTCTGGCTGTATGGTGACAGAGGAAGGCAGTGGCTATTTGTCTTCAGCTCTGagttcaaacccctcacacctgagagagctggatctGAGCTTCAATCACCCAGGAGATTATGGAGTCAAGGTGCTCTCTGACAAACTGGAGGATCCAAACTGCTCCCTGCAGACACTCAA TTTGGATGATGGGGGAGAGTTCATGATGACAACAGGACTACGGAAGTGTATGGATACAAATATACATGTCTTCAGTGACTGTTGTTTTGttgttctaaatgtttctctttTCTCCTTTTCAGATACCCGTGTTCTCACATTAGAtccaaacacagcacacactcaACTCATCCTGTCTGAGAAGAACAGAAAGGTGACACGTGTAGAAGATCATCAGCCATATCCGGATCATCCAGAGAGATTTGAGGAGGTTCCTCATGTTCTGTGTCGAGAGAGTCTGACTGGACGCTGTTACTGGGAGACTGAATGGAACAGAAATACTGCAGAAATATCAGTGACATATAAAGGAATTAGCAGGAAAGCAGGCGGAGACTGTTGGTTTGGATACAATGACAAATCCTGGAGTATGATATGCTCTGATGATGGATTCACTGTCTGGCACAATAATAAGTTCACTGACATATCTACCCCTTCACCCTTTTCTAAAAGAGTAGGAGTGTATGTGGACTGGTCATCCGGCACTCTGTCTTTCTACAGAGTATCTGACACACACGCActtacacacttacacacattcAACACCACATTCACTGAACCACTCTATGCTGGATTTAAGGTTTTGCCCAATTCCTCAGTGTCTCTGTGTTGA